One Nesterenkonia populi DNA window includes the following coding sequences:
- the ftsE gene encoding cell division ATP-binding protein FtsE has product MIRFDQVTRTYGSGEKPALQDISVEFLRGDFVFLIGASGSGKSTLLRMILREGLPSNGRVTVAGQNLAMMLERRVPQYRRSIGMVFQDFRLLPDKTVFENVAFAMRVTGAKRSHIRPRVTKTLQRVGLEHLARRYPHEISGGEQQRAAIARAVVNKPSILLADEPTGNLDPRASDEVMNILRRINDSGTTVIMATHDRAIVDSMSRRVVQLHRGELVRDQAPGSYDPPEGSPAWEALVAEEAGSGLRAQDPIPMRTEAIPTLQKDDPAHVRKAAEGGSAEQESADGQEDSSEAIYRVTWPGDDTVHEEDRFQERVLPQDEGEPDTQPNPQIPAETQRAERSPAAGSQEPKPAHAPRLGWLSQGAEGSGESQFGGAAAEQDLRERFSFRHDSDKSDKGGKR; this is encoded by the coding sequence GTGATCCGGTTCGACCAGGTCACCCGCACCTACGGCTCCGGGGAGAAGCCTGCGCTGCAGGACATCTCCGTGGAGTTCCTGCGCGGGGACTTCGTGTTCCTCATCGGAGCCTCCGGCTCCGGAAAATCCACCCTCCTGCGCATGATCCTGCGCGAAGGACTGCCCAGCAACGGACGAGTCACCGTCGCCGGGCAGAACCTCGCGATGATGCTCGAACGCCGCGTGCCCCAGTACCGGCGATCCATCGGCATGGTCTTCCAGGACTTCCGCCTGCTCCCCGACAAGACCGTCTTCGAGAACGTCGCCTTCGCCATGCGAGTCACCGGCGCCAAGCGAAGCCACATCCGGCCCCGCGTCACCAAGACCCTGCAGCGGGTCGGCCTGGAGCACCTGGCGCGCCGCTACCCTCATGAAATCTCCGGCGGAGAGCAGCAGCGTGCCGCCATCGCCCGCGCCGTCGTCAACAAGCCCTCCATCCTGCTGGCCGACGAACCCACCGGAAACCTGGACCCGCGCGCCTCCGACGAGGTGATGAACATCCTGCGACGCATCAACGACTCCGGCACCACGGTCATCATGGCGACCCACGACCGGGCCATCGTCGACAGCATGTCGCGCAGGGTCGTCCAGCTGCACCGGGGCGAGCTTGTCCGAGACCAGGCGCCCGGCTCCTACGACCCGCCCGAAGGATCCCCCGCCTGGGAGGCGCTCGTCGCCGAGGAAGCCGGCTCCGGGCTGCGCGCCCAGGACCCCATCCCCATGCGCACCGAAGCGATCCCCACCCTGCAGAAGGATGATCCCGCCCATGTGCGGAAAGCAGCCGAAGGGGGGTCCGCCGAGCAGGAATCCGCCGACGGACAGGAGGACTCCTCGGAAGCTATCTACCGGGTCACCTGGCCAGGGGATGACACCGTCCATGAGGAGGACCGCTTCCAGGAGCGCGTCCTGCCTCAGGACGAGGGCGAGCCCGACACTCAGCCCAACCCGCAGATCCCCGCTGAGACGCAGCGCGCCGAGAGGAGCCCGGCGGCCGGCTCGCAGGAGCCCAAGCCCGCGCACGCGCCCCGCCTCGGCTGGCTCAGCCAGGGCGCTGAGGGCAGCGGCGAATCACAGTTCGGCGGCGCGGCCGCCGAGCAGGACCTCCGTGAGCGCTTCAGCTTCCGGCACGACAGCGACAAGAGCGACAAGGGAGGAAAGCGATGA
- the ftsX gene encoding permease-like cell division protein FtsX, giving the protein MSQLPYMLRETAGSLRKNVAMVASVVLVTFISLSFVGAAALMQLQVNQMTEDFHDRLEVSVFLCTDASTEANCPTGAVTGEQQETIEEMLDDGAASQYVESWRYESQEEALENFVEGREESVRAASLTPEDMPESYRITLVDAEEHPILSELFAGVPGVENVADQQEVLDQIFGILNGLTLVVVIIAAVMILCTVLLVSTTIRLSAFSRRRETSIMRMVGASKSMIRTPFLFEGIIAAVFGSLLACAATWVIAEFLLGQWLPTQVTGILFITGMDSFVIMPGLVLAAASLAGLSSWITVRRYLRV; this is encoded by the coding sequence ATGAGCCAGCTCCCGTACATGCTCCGGGAGACCGCCGGCTCCCTGCGAAAGAACGTCGCCATGGTGGCCTCCGTCGTCCTGGTCACCTTCATCTCTCTGAGCTTCGTCGGCGCCGCCGCGCTGATGCAGCTGCAGGTCAACCAGATGACCGAAGACTTCCATGACCGGCTGGAGGTCAGCGTCTTCCTCTGCACAGACGCCTCCACGGAGGCGAACTGTCCCACCGGGGCGGTCACCGGCGAGCAGCAGGAGACCATCGAAGAGATGCTCGACGACGGCGCCGCCAGCCAGTACGTGGAGTCCTGGCGCTACGAATCCCAGGAGGAGGCGCTCGAGAACTTCGTCGAGGGGCGGGAGGAGAGCGTGCGCGCCGCCTCCCTGACCCCTGAGGACATGCCCGAGTCCTACCGGATCACCCTCGTCGACGCCGAGGAGCATCCGATCCTCAGCGAGCTCTTCGCCGGGGTCCCCGGGGTGGAGAACGTCGCTGACCAGCAGGAGGTCCTCGACCAGATCTTCGGCATTCTCAACGGCCTCACCCTGGTCGTCGTGATCATCGCCGCGGTGATGATCCTGTGCACCGTGCTGCTCGTCTCCACCACCATCCGGCTCTCTGCCTTCAGCCGGCGCCGCGAGACCTCCATCATGCGGATGGTCGGGGCCTCCAAATCGATGATCCGCACCCCCTTTCTCTTCGAAGGGATCATCGCCGCCGTCTTCGGCTCCCTGCTGGCCTGCGCCGCGACCTGGGTGATCGCCGAGTTCCTCCTCGGCCAATGGCTTCCCACCCAGGTCACCGGGATCCTCTTCATCACCGGGATGGACTCCTTCGTGATCATGCCCGGCCTGGTGCTGGCAGCTGCGAGCCTCGCCGGCCTCTCATCCTGGATCACAGTCCGGCGCTACCTGCGGGTGTGA
- the smpB gene encoding SsrA-binding protein SmpB, with translation MKKKKRNERDPNNHMVAQNRKARHDYEILDKYEAGLVLTGTEVKSLREGQASLADGFAAFDRSNELWLEQVHIPEYLNGTWTNHSSRRKRKLLLHGKELIKISRQIESPGLTIVPLSLYFKDGRAKVEIGVARGKREFDKRQTLREKQDAREAQREMRIRNRTAA, from the coding sequence GTGAAGAAGAAGAAACGCAATGAGCGCGACCCCAACAACCACATGGTCGCCCAGAACCGGAAAGCCCGGCACGACTACGAGATTCTCGACAAGTACGAGGCCGGCCTGGTGCTGACCGGCACCGAGGTGAAGTCTCTCCGTGAGGGGCAGGCCTCCCTGGCAGACGGATTCGCGGCCTTCGACCGCAGCAACGAGCTGTGGCTGGAGCAGGTGCACATCCCCGAGTACCTCAACGGGACGTGGACCAATCATTCCTCCCGCCGCAAGCGGAAGCTGCTGCTGCACGGCAAGGAACTCATCAAAATCTCCCGGCAGATCGAATCGCCCGGTCTGACGATCGTTCCGCTGAGCCTGTACTTCAAGGACGGCCGGGCGAAGGTCGAGATCGGCGTCGCCCGGGGCAAGCGCGAGTTCGACAAGCGCCAGACGCTGCGTGAGAAGCAGGACGCCCGCGAGGCTCAGCGCGAGATGCGCATCCGGAACCGCACAGCGGCATAG
- a CDS encoding DUF6480 family protein, with translation MSTNPQNTPEHQQGTDPAAPGGPIPADTQDDGGRRTENPAPAPQETAAEAGRSGPSGERYGRNDTARNPNADPDPAAEPVTETSPAPGETPPESNSATATPPNQAPSQPPKSNTVLVGAIVAIVVLVLFFFIAYIVGLIG, from the coding sequence ATGAGCACGAACCCTCAGAACACGCCTGAGCACCAGCAGGGCACGGACCCCGCAGCCCCCGGCGGCCCCATCCCCGCGGACACGCAGGACGACGGCGGCCGCCGCACCGAGAACCCCGCACCTGCCCCGCAGGAGACCGCCGCTGAGGCTGGCCGGAGCGGCCCCAGCGGGGAGCGCTACGGCCGGAACGACACTGCCCGCAACCCCAACGCTGACCCGGATCCGGCCGCTGAGCCTGTCACGGAGACCAGCCCGGCTCCCGGCGAGACGCCCCCGGAGTCGAACTCCGCCACCGCAACTCCCCCGAACCAGGCGCCGTCTCAGCCGCCCAAGTCCAATACCGTCCTGGTCGGCGCGATCGTCGCGATCGTCGTGCTGGTGCTGTTCTTCTTCATCGCCTACATCGTCGGCCTGATCGGCTGA
- a CDS encoding aldo/keto reductase, with product MEWWTDSEGTDAHQEEHMTALEPFYRPLSPTCGLRVSPLALGTLTFGRGEELTHMGDLDADGAARQLNRARDAGINLIDTANLYGAGVAEEVVGGALQKLESPEDFLLTTKGRMVIGDEPNGGGASRWHLRREVQRSLRRLGRDHIDLYYLHHWDGETPLEETLETMDALVREGTIRYYGVSNYTGWQLQKALRVCEANGFVKPVSQQIHYSPYAREAEYEMIPSGLDSGISSQPWSPLGMGLLTGKYRRGQQPESPARMKDGPGVEMRISDWERLYDVVDVLDAVAQRRGATIPQVILAWLLGRPGVHNVAVAARNTDQLEDLLGCSEVELTEEDAREIDDAGRPGLAYPFWHQADMASERLDTASASIVETQQRTIDELFGQPR from the coding sequence GTGGAGTGGTGGACTGACAGCGAAGGCACCGATGCGCACCAGGAGGAGCACATGACCGCCCTCGAACCCTTCTACCGCCCTCTCTCCCCCACGTGCGGGCTGCGTGTCAGCCCACTTGCCCTGGGCACCCTGACATTCGGCCGCGGCGAAGAGCTCACCCACATGGGCGACCTCGACGCCGACGGGGCAGCCCGGCAGCTGAACCGGGCCCGCGACGCCGGAATCAACCTCATCGACACGGCCAACCTCTACGGCGCCGGGGTGGCCGAGGAGGTGGTCGGAGGCGCCCTGCAGAAGCTGGAGAGCCCGGAGGACTTCCTCCTCACCACTAAGGGCCGCATGGTGATCGGCGACGAGCCCAACGGCGGAGGCGCCTCCCGCTGGCATCTCCGCCGCGAAGTCCAGCGATCCCTGCGGCGCCTGGGGCGGGACCACATCGACCTCTACTACCTGCACCACTGGGACGGTGAGACTCCGCTCGAAGAGACCCTCGAAACAATGGACGCCCTGGTCCGAGAAGGCACCATCCGGTACTACGGGGTCTCCAACTACACCGGCTGGCAGCTGCAGAAGGCCCTGCGGGTCTGCGAGGCCAACGGGTTCGTGAAGCCCGTCTCCCAGCAGATCCACTACTCCCCCTACGCCCGGGAGGCCGAGTACGAGATGATTCCCTCCGGGCTCGACTCCGGGATCTCCTCCCAGCCCTGGTCGCCGCTGGGCATGGGTCTGCTCACCGGCAAGTACCGCCGTGGTCAGCAGCCCGAGTCCCCTGCCCGCATGAAGGACGGGCCCGGCGTGGAGATGCGGATCAGCGACTGGGAGAGGCTCTACGACGTCGTGGACGTGCTCGACGCCGTCGCCCAGCGCCGCGGCGCCACGATCCCGCAGGTGATCCTCGCGTGGCTGCTCGGGCGGCCCGGTGTGCACAACGTGGCCGTCGCTGCCCGGAATACGGATCAGCTGGAGGACCTCCTCGGCTGCTCCGAGGTGGAGCTCACGGAGGAGGACGCCCGCGAGATCGACGACGCCGGGCGCCCAGGCCTGGCCTACCCGTTCTGGCACCAGGCCGACATGGCTTCCGAGCGGCTGGACACCGCGTCGGCCTCCATTGTGGAGACCCAGCAGCGCACCATCGACGAACTGTTCGGCCAGCCACGGTGA
- a CDS encoding TerC/Alx family metal homeostasis membrane protein produces the protein MDIPVWVWLLTFAAVAALLLFDFFAHVRHDHEPSLREAALWSGGYIGLGVAFGAVLLPFLGPEATVTYYAGYITEKALSVDNLFVFLVIISSFGVPRRLQQRVLLFGIALAMVVRTVFILLGAGLIEAFSGAFYVFGALLVLTAANMLRRELAGAPRGGDQGESGVVRVLRRLVPMVEHYDDHRLTTWTNGRRVATPMLLVMLAIGGTDLLFALDSIPAIYGLTQEPFIVFAATAFSLMGLRQLYFLIDGLVRRLVFLSYGLTVILGFIGAKLILHALGENSLPFINAGQPVPVPQVSTTTSLLVILGVLAVTVVASLMLTRRRGQRRTGAPEGAGSLAEITKE, from the coding sequence ATGGACATCCCCGTATGGGTATGGCTTCTCACCTTCGCTGCAGTTGCTGCGCTGCTGCTTTTCGACTTCTTCGCCCATGTTCGTCACGATCATGAGCCGAGTCTGCGGGAGGCTGCGCTGTGGAGCGGCGGGTACATCGGTCTGGGAGTCGCCTTCGGAGCGGTTCTGCTCCCTTTTCTCGGACCCGAGGCGACCGTCACCTACTATGCGGGCTACATCACGGAGAAGGCCTTGTCCGTGGACAACCTGTTCGTGTTCTTGGTGATCATTTCGAGCTTCGGCGTTCCCCGGCGGCTCCAGCAGCGGGTGCTGCTCTTCGGCATTGCGCTGGCCATGGTGGTCCGGACTGTGTTCATCCTGCTGGGCGCAGGCCTGATCGAGGCTTTCAGCGGGGCCTTCTATGTCTTCGGCGCCCTCTTGGTGCTCACGGCAGCCAATATGCTGCGCCGGGAGCTGGCCGGAGCGCCACGGGGCGGTGATCAGGGCGAGAGCGGGGTGGTGCGAGTCCTGCGGCGCCTGGTGCCCATGGTGGAGCACTATGACGATCATCGTCTGACGACGTGGACGAACGGCAGGCGCGTGGCGACCCCGATGCTGCTCGTCATGCTGGCCATCGGCGGAACGGACCTTCTCTTTGCCCTGGACTCCATTCCCGCCATCTACGGGCTGACCCAGGAGCCCTTCATCGTCTTCGCTGCCACTGCGTTCTCACTGATGGGGCTGCGCCAGCTGTACTTCCTCATCGATGGCCTGGTCCGGCGCCTGGTCTTCCTCTCCTACGGGCTGACCGTCATTCTGGGCTTCATCGGCGCGAAGCTGATTCTCCACGCTTTGGGGGAGAACAGCCTGCCCTTCATCAATGCAGGCCAGCCGGTCCCCGTGCCGCAGGTGAGCACGACGACGTCGCTGCTGGTGATCCTCGGCGTCCTGGCGGTGACGGTGGTCGCCTCGCTGATGCTGACGCGCAGGAGGGGCCAGCGCCGAACAGGGGCGCCGGAGGGTGCGGGGAGTCTGGCTGAGATCACGAAGGAATGA
- a CDS encoding NAD(P)-dependent alcohol dehydrogenase yields the protein MKALQYVTVGRAPEIREVPTPEPGPGEVRLRVTAAGACHSDSFVMSLSEKEYETFGYPLPMTLGHEGVGVVDALGEGTTGVEIGEAVAVYGPHGCGRCHSCSQGLENYCPHAAEMGIVPPGLGADGAMAEYMIVSDTRLLLPLGDLDPVQSVALTDAGLTPYHAIKGSLDLLVPGSVAVVIGVGGLGHIAVQLLRRLTSATVVALDISESKLEFAREVGAHYAYLSDVGAADALRREASSEPVTAVFDFVTNDAVMKIIDAMSGPRTDIVLVGAGAVSRPVGLLGQPFGSTVRAPYWGSRPELMEVIELARSGQLTVDTEQFSLDEGPEAYRKLHDGELRGRAVIVP from the coding sequence ATGAAAGCACTCCAGTACGTCACTGTCGGCCGAGCCCCGGAAATCCGGGAGGTGCCCACGCCTGAGCCGGGTCCCGGAGAGGTGCGCCTGCGGGTCACTGCCGCCGGGGCCTGCCATTCGGACAGCTTCGTGATGAGCCTCTCCGAGAAGGAGTACGAGACATTCGGGTACCCGCTGCCGATGACTCTGGGCCATGAGGGAGTGGGCGTGGTGGATGCTCTGGGCGAGGGCACCACCGGCGTGGAGATCGGTGAGGCCGTGGCGGTATATGGGCCGCATGGCTGCGGCCGCTGCCATTCCTGCTCCCAGGGCCTCGAGAACTACTGCCCGCATGCCGCGGAGATGGGCATTGTGCCCCCGGGCCTGGGCGCCGACGGTGCGATGGCGGAGTACATGATTGTCTCCGACACCCGGCTGCTGCTGCCGCTGGGGGACCTGGACCCCGTCCAGAGCGTGGCGCTGACCGATGCTGGGCTCACTCCTTATCACGCCATCAAAGGCTCATTGGACCTGCTGGTTCCGGGAAGCGTCGCGGTGGTCATCGGGGTGGGCGGCCTAGGGCACATCGCCGTGCAGCTGCTGCGCCGCCTGACCTCTGCCACTGTGGTGGCGCTGGACATCAGTGAGAGCAAGCTGGAGTTTGCTCGCGAGGTGGGTGCGCACTACGCCTACCTGTCCGACGTCGGCGCCGCTGACGCGCTGCGCCGGGAGGCCAGCTCCGAGCCGGTGACGGCCGTGTTCGATTTTGTGACCAACGATGCTGTCATGAAGATCATCGATGCGATGAGCGGTCCTCGCACGGACATAGTGCTGGTGGGCGCTGGCGCGGTGTCCCGGCCGGTAGGCCTGCTCGGACAGCCTTTCGGCTCCACCGTGCGTGCCCCCTACTGGGGGTCCCGGCCGGAGCTGATGGAAGTGATCGAACTGGCCCGGAGCGGGCAGCTCACCGTGGACACTGAGCAGTTCAGCCTCGACGAGGGCCCCGAGGCCTACCGCAAGCTGCACGACGGCGAACTGCGCGGACGTGCGGTGATCGTGCCCTAG